The region TatactcacccccctcaagatttgcaagaatgacactccaccccattctttttaaaaatctacactccaccccattttttataaagataaattttagtgacgaaaacaaattcgtcactactaaaaactaattactaattagtaaaaatttaaataaatttaatgcatatacactatcatacattaatttatgaaaataattttactgaattaaatttaaaaaaaccatccactctgtctgttaagtccacgtcccatctatctccaaatcatatttctcaccacaaacggccaccaccaagcctttactccctttaacacggctccactgtcccacaatgtgaaaccccatggcaccttcatgcctcaaagttttgttgcgacctgaaccccagaacgtgaatcgcacatccctaaagccacttgttcaactacttcttgtgaatttcacccctttcagttgtgagcgaacgctctgttggtcttagatattgttggattttgttaaaaacgatgctccaccgcctcgttgggctctaataacctcagatccacttcatattttcataattttgtttctctattttcttcacccatttgtgttgcttttttggcctacaacccaattttgaaaattggaggtataaagagattattttgattaaaattgaattattaccaaatatgaaaacacaagcatgtttcactatgttcgagatatggtttgtaaatcgggcaggtgtgctattgaataatttgcattatgaatttacggaggaaaaacgcgattgagagaatgaggaggattgtgatgttttcatttttaaatttattggattatattgatttttttttgaaattattgattaacaatttaaataataactaattattaatgaaaaatatttttcgtcactaaatttgcctctatataaaatggggtgggatgtagattttagataagaatgaggtggagtgtaattctaacaaaccttaagaggggtgagtgtactttactcatttttataagaactgAACTGCTGTTTCACTTCCCTTTGTATATGGGTTGGAGCACCCCTAGTGCTTccataattcatttttttgcctttcaaaaaaaaacatataagttGAAATTGATCAAATTTCAATATAGTCTCTACCTAGATTCAAGTTGCACTAGACTAGGGGAAGAAGTGGGTCATGTAAACATCTAAAAAATCCTTAAGTGCAGTGAAAGTTTTAAACAGCGAAAAACAGAACACACAACAAGGCATAAAAACTGGACAACTACATagcacaaaatcatcaaattgtTAGCATTTAAGGTCTAAAAATAGGCTAGAAATTATTCATCAGTTATGCCAGTTTACTCCCATAACATCGTATACTAACCAAAATAGCAGAAATGACGGAGATACGCCGTGCGAGCTTCAGAGGGGAGGAAAGCCCCCGCGCGATTCAGAGGGGTGGAGACGTACAGCCTCTGCGCAAGCTTGAGATAGGAGGAGAGACACCGCACATTCAGAGAGACGGAGACGAGGAGCCTCTCGTGAGCTTCTGATCGATGGACGGAGTCGTGCGATATTTTTAGAAGTTTCAGAGATAGTGGTTCAGAGCACGTTTCAGGGTTTTTCAAGAGTGGGGACCCAAGCCATTCAGAGTCATTAACAGTTGGTTTTTTGATGAAAGGCTCATGAAATTTGTAGAGGAAGAATGGGGGAACTTGCAAGTGGAGGGTTGGGGTGCCTATGTCTTCAAAGGAAAATTAAAGGCCCTGAAGAATAAGTTGAAGGACTGGAACAAACAAGTTTTTGGAGACATCAATAATAGAAGAAAGGATGTGGTGAGAGATATGAATCTTCTTGATGCAAAGGCTGAATTCGAAGATTTAGATGTAGAGGAgcaaagaaaaaggaaagacCTTGCTGCTGATTTATGGAGAATCTCAAATCTACAAGAAACACTGTTGCACCAGAAATCCAGGTTAAAATGGATCAAGGATGGGGATTTAAATTCCAAATTCTTTCATTCCACAATAAATTGGAGGAGGAGAGTTAATTATGTGGTGGGACTGAACATAAATGGAGAATGGATAGAAGAACCAAGAGAGGTAAAGAAGGAGATTAAGGagttttttgaaaagaaattcaAGGATGAACTTTGGGAAGCTCCAAAGCTGGATGGGATCTCTTTTAAACAAATTTCAGAAGTTGATAATGTTCTCCTTACAGCAGAATTCAGCATGGATGAGGTTAAGGCTGTGGGATTGTGATGGTGACAAAAGTCCGACCTTGATGGGTTTAATTTCATGTTTGTAAAAACCTTTTGGCACATTCTACAACATGATTTTAAAAGAGTTATGGATGACTTTCATAGGAACGGGGTGTGGGCGAGAGGGACAAACGCTTCCTTCATTGCTTTGATTCCAAAGGTAAACTCTTCTCAAGGTCTGAATTACTTTCGACCTATCTCTTTAGTTGGCTGCATGTACAAGGTGGTTACCAAAATCCTGTCCAAAAGAATAAAAAGGGTGCTTTACAAAGTTATAGATGAAAGTCAATCCGCTTTCTTGAGGGGGCCGGAGCTTCCTCGATAGTGTCGTTATTGCCAATGAGATCGTGCACGATGCAAAGTGCAGGAAAGTCCCTACCTTGGTGCTTAAGGTGGACTTTGAAAAGGCCTATGACACAGTGAGGTGGCCATTCCTATTTTACATGATGAAGAGGTTGGGCTTTAGTGATAAGTGGATTGGGTGGGTGAAGGGCTGCCTTGAATCTGCCTCTGTCTCTGTTTTAGTTAATGGTAATCCCTGCGACTAGTTCAAGATGGGGAAAGGCCTTCGACAACGGGATCCTCTCgctccttttctttttattattgtGGTTGAAGGCTAGAATGGGCTGGTTAGGCTAGCGGTACAGCAAGGAAAATTCGCACCATACAGGTTGAAAGATAatcaatctctagagatatcCATTCTTCAGTTCGCGGACGACACCTTATTCCTTGGGGAGGCTTCTATGCAAAACGTGATCCTTATGAAGTGTGTCCTTAGGTGCTTTGAGTTGGCATCCGGGTTGAAAGTAAATTTTGGTAAGAGCAAATTGGCAGGAATATCAGTCAATGACAGGTTTCTTAGTAGAGTTGCGGCTGTCCTCAATTGTTGTCGTATGGACGTTCCTTTTGTCTATCTTGGTTTACCAAATGGGGGGAATCCACGAAGATTGAGATTTTGGGACCCCATCATCAACAAGATGAGATTGAAGTTGTCTTCTTGGAGgcaaaaattcctttatttTGGGGGTAGGGTGTGCCTCATCAACAGGGTTCTTTCTGACCTACCCCTTtatttcatttcctttttcAAGATGTCGGCTGGAGCAATATAAAAGGTGGAGCAAATTATgaaattttttctttggggtggcaaggaggaaggagaaaaGAGGATCGCTTGTGTTAATGGGAAAACGTCTGTAGGCCTAAAGAGGAAGGAAGATTGAGGATCTAGAATTGGGAAAATTTCAATAAGGCACTTTTGGGTAAGTGGAGGTGGAGAATGATGATGGAGAAGAATAATTTGTGGTGCAAAATTCTGCAATCGAAATACAAAAATAGGGTCTCAAATTCTGCTTCAACTTGATGGAAAGACCTGCACATGCTATGCTTCTCTGAAGGTCCTGGAAGTTGGTTTGGGGAGTGTATTACTAGGAAGGTAGGAAATGGAGAAGATGTCAAGTTTTGGGGTGAAAACTGGTTGGGTGGGGAAGCCTTAAAAACCAGTTTTAGCAGACTTTTCAGTCTTTCCCTGCATAGAATCAATCAATTAAGGAGATGGGTTCCTGGAACAATAGAGAATGGAGGTGGAATTTTTGTTGGAGTAGGGAGCTGAGTAATTTTGAGAAGCAAATGGTTGATGAACTATATGAAAAACTCAGTTTTGTCAACCTTGTAGAAGGAAGGAAGGATAATTGGGTGTGGACAAAAAATAAAGAAGGGCTTTTTACCGTTAAGTCAACTTATATTTTTTTGCAGGGAATAGAAGAATCAGGAGGAAACAGGATGTTCAATCAAATTTAGTCATGCCCTGTTCCTACTAACGCCACTACGTTAGCCTGAAGATCCTACTCAATAGGGTTCAAACTCGGGACAACTTGCTAAAACGGAAGGTTATTATTCATCAAGAGGAGGCCACCTGCGCTCTATGCCAGGCTGAGGTGGAATCTGTTTCCCACTTATTCTTCTCTTGTGGAAAATCATGGAGATGCTGGATGGAGATTCTGAATTGGCTTGGATTCCCAGGTGTATTCCCCAATGGAGGTCAGGATCATTTCTTACAATTTGTTGAATGTTGTTCCAAGTCTAACTCGAGGAGACTTGTTAAAGTTATTTGGATTGCAACTGTCTGGGTAATCTGGAGATGTAGGAATGAGTTTATTTTCAGAAATAATAACTCAAATCTAGATAATATGCTAGAACAGATCCAGTTCAAGTCATGGCTTTGGTTGAAGGGTAAAATAAAAAagctttgtttttccttctaCGATTGGATCCATAACCCAATTTACTGTCTGGATCAATTTGGATGATGGTGACCTTTGTTCTGTTTATTTGCTCTCGGGTGGCCTGGGGTTATTGTTGTTGTGTTATCTTTAGACCCTGCCTTTTGAGTACTAGGGGAGAAATCTTGATGGTTTGGTATTTAGAAGACCCTTGACCTTTGAGTGCTTGATGTCATATGCTTCTCTCTTCCTAACTGACCCACTCTGATGTTAtttgtgattgttatttgtgttGAGATTATCATGGTTTTGATATTTCTGAGGCTGTTGATGTACTTGTTTGGGGAAGCAATCTGTAATCCAATATGGTGACTAGCTTGTGGATTGGATAAGGCTTATGTTTTCTCTTGTTGTTGTTAAACCTCATTGTCAATTTCTGGTTTGTTGGGATTTGTCTGATGGTCTAGTGGTGATTGGTTCTTATGCCTTCTGGTCTTCTGGTCTCTCTAAGGCTACTGCATCAGTGGATCAAGGTTTTGAAGGTTTCCTCTCTTGTTCGTTGCTTGGGCTGGTTTGCTAGATGGACATATAGATCAAGGATATGCATTTTGACCTTTCTGTCTTCTTTAGTTTTTTCATGTGCCTTGTACTTCTTTCAtgttctatttctttttttcttgTACTATTTTCGGGTTtggggcaccccttgtgctcccTTTAATTCATTTTGCcttatcaaaagaaaaaaagagagttACGCTCAGGGTTTTTCAGGGGCAAAGTCTTAAGTGAGTgagattgattttattttttctaaagaaaagtgagtgagtgagtgagattGATTTTTCTTAAAAGATGATAAGCTAgatatataacaaattaaattaaagttTTAGATATATATAAGTTGTGAGATATTTTAAAagcacaatatatatatatatattttggggATTGTGAAAACGAAatacaattttaaaatttaatgataagattgttttatttttttcaaaagaagaattttaaattttaatgataTAACTATTTTATGAGATAATTTTTGTAATGATATATTGTATTTTTAAAGataactttttaaattttagagatATATTGCTGTGTTTTTAAAGTTAAAAGATTAATATCAGATATTGTGTATAAAGGATTTTGAAATGTAATGATAAAattgttttatgtttttcataTATGAGGATAGTGAGAAAgaagaattttaaattttaatggtaTAACTATTTTTATGGGATACTTTTAGTAAAGTTATAAGTTCTGCttttaaaaataacttttaaatttcaaaGATATGTTGTACGTTTTAAAATTAGTAgagtaataattttttatcttttataatGTGATCTAATTATAAAGAAGATTATTGTTGAAAGCATTTTTTAATAGCGCTTAAACAGTGTAGtgtaaaataattatattttaaaacgattataaataaaacttttttgaaagaattttatgtaatttttcCGAAGCATAAAAAAAGAattttatgtatatttttaaagtgtttaagaaaaaaaaaaacgttttaaCAACGAcactaaaaaatatattttttcaaagCAATTTTTTAcaaggctttttttttttggttactttTACAAGGCTTTTAAAGAGTATAAAGTAagaataattatattttaaagcGATTTTGAATAAGTGTGTTGAGGAGCGATCCATTGACTCCGGGAGTCAATCTTATCAAAGCTACTCCGCTTAATAACTTGTAATAGGAGATGAATTTGACAAATCTAACCATTGGATTAAAGGTTTCAAATGAGTAGATCAAGTAtacaaaatttcataaaatttaaaaatcatttGACACTTCATCAAACAACTTCAATTTGATGGATAATACATGTTTTGAAATATAAGTAAACATCGACTATGATATTATATACCTACAAATTTCCAATTTAACTGAAATTTGGTATACatgattatattatataattcaACGGTTAGATTTATCAAATTCATCTTCTATTGCAAGTTATTAAGCGGAGTAAGTCTTGATTGACTTTTGGAGGCAATGGATCCCTCCTCAAGGGtgttttatgtttatttttaaagCGCTTATATAAATAAGCGTTTTAGAAGTGGCattgtaaaatatatttttaaagcGCTTTTCCATAATTCTTTTAAAGTGTATGatgtaaataaattatattttaaagcGCTTACTAATAAAATCGTTTTGAAAATGGCGCTGTAAATTATACTTTTAAAACGTTTATTTCAATAAGTATTTTAAAAGAGGCGttgtaaaatatatattttttaaagtgTTTTTTATCTGAAacgttttaatattttatttttcaagagGTAATTATTTAAAACGTTTTATTGTATAAGCGTTGtaacaataattatattttaaagcGCTTATTATTAAAAGAGATAAATAAGCATTTTAAAAGAGGCGTTGTAAAATGTTTTTTCTGGGATAGTGATAATTCCAAGAATGAATAGAATGACTATCACATTTCTCTGAGTCTCTTGAATGATATAGGGTGTTTTCTCCCCTACTTAATTACCGTCCTCAGTGATTCTTCTCTTGATGGTGAAGAAGATATAACACCACAAATAGAAGCCAAGCCATAATGATATACTCCTAAATTTAGGAGTAGATCACTAATCTCCTAAATTTTGTGCATAAAATCTTGtacaatgaaaaagaaaatacaaataTCTTGCTACATAAAGTTATCTCATTAATAATTCATTGTTTTATGTGGCAAATCATTAGCATAATCCAGCTCGATTTGTGTCTATGGTTACCACGTGCTTGAAAATAATGCATGTGAAAATAAGAATAGATCAAAATAATAAGTCAAGAGAAAACGTGTTTGAAATCACATATACATAATATGTCAATGAATCATTTCTTAAATAGATATTTTAAAGGGTGTTCAGGAGCAACACCACAAAGTTCTACCAGGGAGAGGGAGTGAACCACAAATTTCCACCAATGACACTTGAGATATCCAAATGCcgaattttcttttcctttaaaaaaaagacCACAATACGAGGGTTGTTGTATTTAAAAACTGAGAAGAAAACACAATTGCCTCCGGCAAACTCTAGTGGAGTGTTAAAATTTGCAGCGGAGATAACATGAGCCCCTGTACGATCTACAAATAAGGCACGACCACTCAAACTCTCTAGCTCTGTCCAGTTGGGGCTGCTCATGTCGAACTTAAAGATGCGAATATCTTTATACTCACTTGTATAAAGAATTAGCAACACTTGCTCACATGTAGAGTCTCTTACTAGCCTACATGTCTCTGATCTTTTCCCATCATAACGAAGCTTTGGCAACTGCAAAACTAGCCTAATGGATTTGCTATCTCTGAGATTGAAAATAGTCACAGAATCATCGTTCACAACATATAATTTCCATCCAAGAAGCATTATATCCTTAAAAGGCGTTTCAATCCGAGTCCATGACTTATCACTGACCCTGCAAAAACAAAGATGCGGGGTCGATTTAGGTTTACCAAGCGAACCTATCACCACGAATAAGTCTTGAGAATCTGGTGCGTAAGAGAACGAAACTTTTAAATGAGGACTCGCGAGCCTGATTCGTGGGAGCTTATATTTTTCACGAGACACTGGATTGAAAATCCAAAACAAACTATGCCCTGAATTACATCTAATAATAAGGTCTTGAAACATCAACCATCCCTCTTGTGACCGAACTAATGCAGAGAAACCTTCCCAAAGATGAGTTGGGATGAAGGTGCGTTGACGCCGGTTGATGTTTTGTGCAGTGATGTTGTCCAAAAGAGTGGCAGGGTCCTCGTTGCGAATTAGAGAATGAGCTATCGGAAGCAACAACAGAGATGGAAATTGAGGAGAAAGTGGACATCTTGTCTTGGTTGCATCGTTAACTTTGCTTCGCCACGACCGACACACTTGTCGACACTTAAGATAGTCTTTCAGGACTAGCCTTCGTAGAACCAATTCCAACAATTCTGGTGGCAAATCTGACCACTCTCTTCTCTCTCGTGTAGCCGCCATGCTTGAATATGACTGATATTGAAAGGCAACAGCGAAAAAAATCAATAATCAATGATCATGGTGAATACATGGGAGGAAAAACATAATTACACAATACTGGAAAAAAGAACCAAACTTAGATAAGCTATTTGGATTGAACTCTAGTACATATATaagattcaataaaaaaaaaagggaaattgGTAGCACAGTAGTACCTGTTGTTTCCTTTCTCTTAGCTTCAAATTGAACTTCTTGAGCTGGTCATAGTGACTTTTCACCTTGTCTATCGCCTGTTGCATTGCAAATTGCACAcatcaaaacaaaaacacacaTACCAAAGAGTTATTCatgaataaaaaaagaaaaattattaacTCCACCATTAACTTACTTGATTGAGCGACTCTTTAGTTTTGGTCAAGTGGTCTTCTAGTTCTACCATTCTCAGATAgtgttctcttttcttttaacagaaaaacaaaaaccaaaaatcagaaaaggataaaataatattagaaaaaagaaagaagaagataacAAGACTATAGAAAACTCACACTAGCAAGAGAGGGTTTCGCTTTAAGCTTCTCATCTGATTCACTGCGCGAAAACGAAAGAGGGGAAGCAGGGCTCGCAGGACTCACGGCGGCGGCTTAATAAAAAGGAGGAATCTATCTATATAAAtacatatttt is a window of Lotus japonicus ecotype B-129 chromosome 5, LjGifu_v1.2 DNA encoding:
- the LOC130717347 gene encoding F-box/kelch-repeat protein At1g57790-like, with the translated sequence MKDNGIQKVELFDADDSTMDALAGSGIEVMVTIPNKQLVVGVLRPQVHSKEHGNFVVIKMTNPKVLSAAVSPASPASPLSFSRSESDEKLKAKPSLASKREHYLRMVELEDHLTKTKESLNQAIDKVKSHYDQLKKFNLKLRERKQQSYSSMAATRERREWSDLPPELLELVLRRLVLKDYLKCRQVCRSWRSKVNDATKTRCPLSPQFPSLLLLPIAHSLIRNEDPATLLDNITAQNINRRQRTFIPTHLWEGFSALVRSQEGWLMFQDLIIRCNSGHSLFWIFNPVSREKYKLPRIRLASPHLKVSFSYAPDSQDLFVVIGSLGKPKSTPHLCFCRVSDKSWTRIETPFKDIMLLGWKLYVVNDDSVTIFNLRDSKSIRLVLQLPKLRYDGKRSETCRLVRDSTCEQVLLILYTSEYKDIRIFKFDMSSPNWTELESLSGRALFVDRTGAHVISAANFNTPLEFAGGNCVFFSVFKYNNPRIVVFFLKEKKIRHLDISSVIGGNLWFTPSPW